In the genome of Gemmatimonadaceae bacterium, one region contains:
- the pufL gene encoding photosynthetic reaction center subunit L yields the protein MAMLSFEQKYRVRGGTLIGGDLFDFWFGPFYVGFFGVTTIFFATLGTLLCVWGAAMGPTWNLWQISIAPPDLKYGLGLAPLREGGLWQIITLCALGAFGSWALRQAEISRKLGMGMHIPWAYGGAVLAYTTLVVIRPLLLGAWGHGFPYGIFSHLDWVSNVGYQYLHFHYNPAHMIAVTFFFTNCFALALHGSLILSVTNPPKGTEVGTSEQENVFFRDLLGYSIGAMGIHRLGLFLAVGAAVWSAICIVISGPFWTKGWPEWWNWWLNLPIWK from the coding sequence ATGGCGATGCTGAGCTTCGAACAGAAGTACCGTGTCCGCGGTGGCACGCTGATCGGCGGAGATCTGTTTGATTTCTGGTTCGGTCCGTTCTACGTGGGCTTTTTTGGGGTCACGACGATTTTCTTCGCCACGCTCGGCACGCTGTTGTGCGTGTGGGGTGCCGCGATGGGACCGACGTGGAACCTGTGGCAAATCTCGATTGCGCCGCCCGATCTCAAATACGGGCTGGGCCTCGCGCCACTCCGCGAAGGCGGGTTGTGGCAGATCATCACGTTGTGTGCCCTCGGCGCCTTCGGCAGCTGGGCCCTCCGCCAGGCGGAGATCAGCCGCAAGCTCGGCATGGGTATGCACATTCCGTGGGCATACGGCGGTGCCGTCCTCGCCTACACGACGCTCGTGGTCATTCGCCCGCTGCTCCTCGGCGCCTGGGGCCATGGCTTTCCGTACGGCATCTTCTCGCACCTGGACTGGGTGTCGAACGTGGGGTACCAGTACCTCCACTTCCACTACAATCCGGCGCACATGATCGCCGTGACGTTCTTCTTCACGAACTGCTTCGCTCTTGCGCTGCACGGGTCGCTGATCCTCTCGGTCACGAACCCGCCCAAGGGCACCGAAGTCGGCACGAGTGAACAGGAGAACGTCTTCTTCCGCGACCTGCTCGGCTACTCGATCGGCGCGATGGGCATTCACCGGCTCGGCCTGTTCCTCGCGGTCGGCGCGGCCGTCTGGAGTGCCATCTGCATCGTGATCTCCGGCCCCTTCTGGACCAAGGGCTGGCCCGAGTGGTGGAACTGGTGGCTCAACCTCCCCATCTGGAAGTGA
- the pufM gene encoding photosynthetic reaction center subunit M: MLEYQSLFTRVQIRTIPDPGLPIANGEERFGKGTFSYLMGKFGDAQIGPIYLGWTGVLSLIFGFIAFEIIGLNMWASVGWDPVEFIRQLPWLALEPPPPQYGLHIPPLAQGGWYLMAGFFLTLSIILWWVRTYRRARALKMGTHLPWAFASAIFLYSTFFFQPLLVGSWSEMVPFGIFPHLDWTSAFSIRYGNLYYNPFHALSIAFLYGSAVLFAMHGATILAVARLGGEREIEQITDRGTAAERVMLFWRWCMGFNATMESVHRWAWWFAVLTTFTGGIGILLTGTVVDNWYLWGVKHGLVAPYPAQNTLTPEQQELLRGRYQGTAPDSFPSYLPAQVSMPDTAKAAIPLDSLKADSTKADTTKKADSTKAAPAAAAAPAAAPAPGVKKP; encoded by the coding sequence ATGCTTGAATACCAGAGTCTGTTCACGCGTGTCCAGATCCGCACGATTCCCGATCCGGGGCTTCCGATCGCGAATGGTGAGGAACGCTTCGGCAAGGGCACGTTCTCGTACCTGATGGGCAAGTTCGGCGACGCGCAGATCGGCCCCATCTACCTCGGCTGGACCGGCGTGCTGTCGCTGATCTTCGGCTTCATCGCCTTCGAGATCATCGGCCTGAACATGTGGGCCTCGGTGGGCTGGGATCCGGTGGAGTTCATCCGCCAGCTCCCGTGGCTGGCCCTCGAGCCGCCGCCACCGCAGTACGGCCTCCACATCCCGCCGCTCGCGCAGGGTGGCTGGTACCTGATGGCCGGCTTCTTCCTGACGCTCAGCATCATCCTCTGGTGGGTGCGCACGTATCGCCGCGCCCGTGCCCTCAAGATGGGCACGCACCTGCCGTGGGCCTTTGCCAGCGCGATCTTCCTGTACTCGACGTTCTTCTTCCAGCCGCTGCTCGTGGGCAGCTGGAGCGAGATGGTGCCCTTCGGCATCTTCCCGCACCTCGACTGGACGTCGGCGTTCTCGATCCGCTACGGCAACCTGTACTACAACCCGTTCCACGCGCTCTCCATCGCGTTCCTCTACGGCTCGGCGGTGTTGTTCGCGATGCACGGCGCCACGATTCTCGCGGTGGCCCGCCTCGGCGGTGAACGCGAAATCGAGCAGATCACCGACCGCGGCACCGCCGCCGAACGCGTGATGCTCTTCTGGCGCTGGTGCATGGGCTTCAACGCCACGATGGAATCGGTGCACCGCTGGGCCTGGTGGTTTGCCGTGCTCACCACCTTCACGGGTGGCATCGGCATCCTCCTGACCGGCACGGTGGTCGACAACTGGTACCTCTGGGGCGTGAAGCATGGCCTCGTGGCGCCGTACCCGGCGCAGAACACCCTGACGCCCGAACAGCAGGAGCTGCTGCGCGGTCGCTACCAGGGCACGGCGCCGGACAGCTTCCCGAGCTACCTCCCCGCGCAGGTCTCGATGCCGGACACCGCCAAGGCGGCGATCCCGCTCGACTCGCTCAAGGCAGATTCGACGAAGGCGGACACCACGAAGAAGGCGGACAGCACCAAGGCCGCGCCGGCCGCGGCCGCTGCTCCCGCTGCGGCGCCGGCCCCGGGAGTCAAGAAGCCATGA
- a CDS encoding photosynthetic reaction center cytochrome c subunit, with product MKSLRQLAIGAPIALLSLSACIGDHNTDVVQVGYRGTAMEQNYTHRDVKNALAQVKIPTPPPPAGASPPGPLPWQNVQVLNDISVAEFNRTMIAMSTMVAGTGNCAYCHNIANLAADTLPNGKPLYTKLVARRMLQMTRQINGQYSAHVKNTGVTCYTCHQGKPLPNGLWFYTSQTDYLRHYLDRDGARVITQQVTPTAANRSSVKQAEWTHALMISQSKSLGVNCTYCHNTRQFSSWTQAPPARVTAYHGILMLRDVNSNYLAPLQSVFPAVRLGAMGDAPKAQCITCHNGRYKPLYGAQMAKDYPAFWGRPDWNGVPFPGLNPVVATDSTKADSTKVVAPAPAPAATEVKKSSAARPSPAPAVGGTQQH from the coding sequence ATGAAATCGCTCCGTCAGCTCGCGATCGGTGCGCCGATCGCCCTGCTCTCGCTCAGCGCGTGCATCGGCGACCACAACACCGACGTCGTTCAGGTCGGCTATCGCGGTACCGCGATGGAGCAGAACTACACCCATCGCGACGTCAAGAACGCGCTCGCGCAGGTGAAGATCCCGACGCCCCCGCCGCCGGCGGGTGCGTCGCCGCCGGGGCCGCTCCCGTGGCAGAACGTGCAGGTGCTCAACGACATCTCCGTCGCCGAGTTCAACCGCACGATGATCGCGATGTCCACGATGGTCGCCGGCACGGGCAACTGTGCCTACTGCCACAACATCGCGAACCTCGCCGCGGACACGCTCCCGAACGGCAAGCCGCTCTACACGAAGCTGGTCGCCCGCCGCATGCTGCAGATGACGCGGCAGATCAACGGGCAGTACTCGGCGCACGTGAAGAACACCGGCGTGACCTGCTACACCTGCCATCAGGGCAAGCCGCTCCCCAACGGGCTCTGGTTCTACACCAGCCAGACCGACTACCTGCGCCATTACCTGGATCGTGACGGCGCCCGCGTCATCACGCAGCAGGTGACGCCGACCGCGGCGAACCGCAGCTCGGTCAAGCAGGCGGAGTGGACGCATGCGCTCATGATCTCGCAGTCCAAGTCGCTGGGCGTGAACTGCACGTACTGCCACAACACGCGGCAGTTCTCCAGCTGGACCCAGGCGCCGCCGGCCCGCGTCACCGCGTACCACGGCATCCTGATGCTCCGCGACGTGAACTCGAACTACCTGGCCCCGCTGCAGTCGGTCTTCCCGGCCGTCCGCCTCGGCGCCATGGGCGATGCCCCGAAGGCCCAGTGCATCACCTGCCACAACGGCCGCTACAAGCCGCTCTACGGCGCGCAGATGGCCAAGGACTACCCCGCGTTCTGGGGCCGTCCGGACTGGAACGGCGTCCCCTTCCCCGGGCTCAACCCGGTGGTGGCGACCGACAGCACCAAGGCGGACAGCACGAAGGTCGTCGCTCCGGCGCCGGCCCCGGCGGCCACCGAGGTGAAGAAGAGCAGCGCGGCACGTCCCTCGCCGGCCCCGGCCGTGGGCGGCACCCAGCAGCACTGA
- a CDS encoding VWA domain-containing protein: protein MSTRRLPVYILADVSGSMQGTPIESVKSGIRQLHRDLLGDPQAIESAYLSVLTFSSAAQQVVPLTEVAMFNPPDLVASGQTNFGDGLRLLLECFDREITRTTAEVKGDWRPLVFILSDGAPTDVDWPVYAQQLRERRPANIIAVACGDQADTEVLKQVTEIVIQMQDMSPDAFKAFFRFVSASVKQTSAKVGAVADGGSITLPPPPPGITIVP, encoded by the coding sequence GTGTCCACGCGTCGCCTTCCTGTCTACATCCTCGCTGACGTGTCCGGCTCGATGCAGGGCACCCCCATCGAGTCGGTCAAGTCCGGCATCCGTCAGCTCCATCGCGACCTGCTGGGCGATCCGCAGGCGATCGAAAGCGCCTACCTGTCCGTCCTGACCTTCTCGAGTGCGGCGCAGCAGGTCGTGCCGCTCACGGAAGTGGCGATGTTCAATCCCCCCGATCTCGTCGCCAGCGGCCAGACCAACTTCGGCGACGGCCTGCGCCTGCTCCTCGAGTGCTTCGATCGCGAGATCACCCGCACGACGGCCGAGGTGAAGGGCGACTGGCGCCCGCTCGTCTTCATCCTCTCGGACGGCGCGCCGACCGACGTGGATTGGCCGGTGTATGCACAGCAGCTCCGTGAACGTCGCCCCGCGAACATCATCGCGGTGGCCTGCGGCGACCAGGCCGATACGGAGGTGCTCAAGCAGGTGACCGAGATCGTGATCCAGATGCAGGACATGTCCCCCGACGCCTTCAAGGCGTTCTTCCGCTTCGTCTCGGCCAGCGTGAAGCAGACGAGTGCCAAGGTGGGCGCGGTCGCGGACGGCGGCAGCATCACCCTGCCCCCGCCGCCGCCGGGGATCACCATTGTTCCGTAA
- a CDS encoding protein phosphatase 2C domain-containing protein has product MTTPDAPSPDASVPEAAALVAAASAAPEAPPRAVWALNTPEAPWCPKEWTAWLEAAAPGLRARHDATAERHGTAPLAEAVGSALRTEGWSLVLASRRGRVHAHRGEHREDAGTLLRFSGGFVAAVADGAGSAPWSRLGSAIATDVVTHALREALHHGSAPAEALSGALVTAAAQVNEAMRRFAEQAGLPHKALRCTLLVIAVHAHQLGVLQVGDGAMALRRHDGTLVHPHAAATGDFSGEVAHFLPDEGALAVLQQSVAVYDAREISAALLATDGVEDPWYPFTRHAGSLFDVLQHGSHSAAVLPAGLTLSWPDSVTAAPDPVHALAEWLAFEKRGENDDRTLCLIERVA; this is encoded by the coding sequence ATGACGACGCCTGACGCGCCGTCGCCTGATGCCTCGGTGCCCGAAGCCGCCGCGTTGGTCGCGGCGGCTTCTGCCGCTCCGGAGGCACCGCCGCGTGCCGTCTGGGCGCTGAACACGCCCGAGGCACCGTGGTGCCCCAAGGAGTGGACGGCGTGGCTCGAGGCCGCCGCCCCCGGGCTCCGGGCACGCCACGACGCCACCGCCGAGCGACATGGCACCGCCCCCCTCGCCGAAGCGGTCGGCAGCGCCCTGCGGACCGAGGGGTGGTCGCTCGTGCTCGCGTCGCGCCGCGGTCGCGTGCATGCCCATCGGGGCGAACATCGCGAAGATGCCGGCACCCTGCTCCGCTTCAGCGGCGGGTTTGTCGCCGCGGTCGCCGACGGGGCCGGCTCGGCGCCGTGGAGCCGCCTGGGGAGCGCCATCGCCACGGATGTCGTCACGCATGCGCTGCGCGAGGCGCTGCATCACGGCTCGGCGCCGGCGGAGGCGCTCTCCGGCGCGCTCGTCACCGCCGCCGCGCAGGTGAACGAGGCCATGCGTCGCTTTGCGGAGCAGGCGGGGCTGCCGCACAAGGCGCTCCGCTGCACGCTGCTGGTCATCGCCGTCCACGCCCACCAGCTCGGCGTGCTGCAGGTGGGCGACGGGGCCATGGCGCTCCGGCGTCACGACGGGACGCTGGTGCATCCGCATGCGGCCGCCACCGGGGACTTCTCGGGCGAGGTCGCCCACTTCCTTCCGGATGAGGGCGCGCTCGCCGTGCTGCAGCAGTCGGTCGCGGTGTACGATGCGCGCGAGATCAGCGCTGCATTGCTCGCCACCGACGGCGTGGAAGATCCGTGGTATCCGTTCACGCGTCATGCCGGATCGCTCTTCGACGTGCTGCAGCACGGGAGCCATTCAGCGGCCGTACTGCCCGCCGGACTCACGCTGTCGTGGCCCGACAGTGTGACCGCGGCGCCGGATCCAGTGCATGCGCTCGCGGAGTGGCTCGCGTTTGAAAAGCGCGGCGAGAACGATGATCGCACGCTCTGCCTGATCGAACGGGTCGCCTGA